One region of Burkholderia pyrrocinia genomic DNA includes:
- a CDS encoding SfnB family sulfur acquisition oxidoreductase, with product MSETSATIQERSADQKPQVARVIADDAQAIAAAHALAQRLAEGAAERDRERRLPRDEIEWFSQSGLWAITVPKAYGGAGVSHVTLTEVIKIVAAADASLGQLPQNHFGLVDVIALVGTDAQKRYFFAEVLSGKRFGNGFSEKGTKHVLDLKTRVRRDGDDYVVDGTKFYSTGALFAHYVPVLGLDDAQHAWLAYVPQPTPGLTVIDDWSGFGQRTTASGTVVLDGVRVPASHVLPAQRVSDEPTLNGPLSQIIQAAIDAGIAKAAIDDTLAFVRTRTRPWVDSGVERAADDPLILREIGRLHIQLHAAEALLERAARALDEIGARGTVTDDDVARASVAVGEAKVLTTEIALLAGEKLFELAGTQSTLAEHNLDRHWRNARTHTLHDPVRWKYHLVGNYYLNGVRPARHAWN from the coding sequence ATGTCAGAGACGAGCGCCACGATTCAGGAGCGGTCGGCCGATCAGAAACCGCAAGTGGCCCGAGTGATCGCCGACGACGCACAGGCGATCGCGGCCGCACATGCGCTGGCGCAGCGGCTTGCGGAAGGCGCCGCCGAACGCGATCGGGAGCGCCGGTTGCCGCGCGACGAGATCGAATGGTTCTCGCAGTCTGGGCTATGGGCGATCACGGTGCCGAAGGCATACGGCGGCGCGGGCGTATCGCATGTGACGCTCACCGAGGTGATCAAGATCGTCGCGGCGGCCGATGCGTCGCTCGGACAGTTGCCGCAGAACCATTTCGGGCTGGTCGACGTGATCGCACTGGTCGGCACCGACGCGCAAAAGCGCTATTTCTTCGCGGAAGTGCTGAGCGGCAAGCGGTTCGGCAACGGCTTCTCGGAGAAGGGCACGAAGCACGTGCTCGATCTGAAGACGCGCGTGCGCCGCGACGGCGACGACTATGTCGTCGACGGCACGAAGTTCTACTCGACGGGTGCGCTGTTCGCGCATTACGTGCCGGTGCTCGGTCTCGACGACGCACAGCACGCGTGGCTTGCGTACGTGCCGCAGCCGACGCCGGGGCTGACCGTGATCGACGACTGGTCGGGGTTCGGGCAGCGCACGACCGCGAGCGGCACGGTGGTGCTCGACGGCGTGCGCGTGCCCGCGTCGCATGTGCTGCCCGCGCAGCGCGTGTCGGATGAGCCGACGCTCAATGGCCCGCTGTCGCAGATCATCCAGGCAGCGATCGATGCGGGCATCGCGAAAGCGGCGATCGACGATACGCTGGCGTTCGTGCGCACCCGCACGCGGCCGTGGGTCGACAGCGGCGTCGAACGGGCGGCAGACGATCCGCTGATCCTCCGCGAGATCGGCCGTCTGCACATCCAGCTTCATGCGGCGGAAGCGCTGCTCGAACGCGCGGCGCGCGCGCTCGACGAGATCGGCGCGCGCGGCACGGTGACCGACGACGATGTCGCGCGCGCGTCGGTTGCGGTCGGCGAAGCGAAGGTGCTGACGACCGAGATCGCGCTGCTCGCGGGCGAGAAGCTGTTCGAGCTGGCCGGCACACAGTCGACGCTGGCCGAGCACAATCTCGACCGGCATTGGCGCAACGCGCGCACGCATACGCTGCACGATCCGGTGCGGTGGAAGTATCACCTCGTCGGCAACTACTACCTGAACGGCGTGCGTCCGGCGCGCCATGCGTGGAATTGA
- the fucP gene encoding L-fucose:H+ symporter permease, whose amino-acid sequence MSRARIEHTPDGYYLTRTPLFAFTLLCCLFALWGTAANLNDVLIAQFKKSFFLSDFESAFVQSAFYLGYFFLAIPAATVVKKFSYKTTILVGLLLYTTGCLLFFPAASMAKYGMFLVALFVIAAGLSFLETASNSYSTLMGPRDTSTRRLNISQTFYPFGAMAGVYMGSFLIFKEGDASHAQLAAMSAADAHVHQLAMIQATLEPYKWLIVVLVAVFIVFALTPYPACKGNGPSAATHRIDARGTLARLFGNRRFVAGIVAQFLYVGAQVGVWSFTIRLAMQIGGLTERGASRYLLATFFAFFVGKLVATLVMKRVGPAKVLIVYGILCIALLAYTISVHNITAVYAAVCVSVFLGPCWPTIYGLTIDGLGKDTEYGGSILVMSIVGGAVVPLIQGLISDHTGGNMQLAFAVPLACFVVIVYYGFYCLRHLPAATPDAAADGKTAARYAATRTTSGA is encoded by the coding sequence GTGAGCCGAGCCAGAATCGAACACACACCCGACGGCTATTACCTGACCCGCACACCGCTGTTCGCATTCACGCTGCTGTGCTGCCTGTTCGCGCTGTGGGGCACCGCCGCGAACCTGAACGACGTGCTGATCGCGCAGTTCAAGAAATCGTTCTTCCTGTCCGACTTCGAATCGGCGTTCGTGCAGTCCGCCTTCTATCTCGGCTACTTCTTCCTCGCGATCCCCGCCGCGACCGTCGTGAAGAAGTTCAGCTACAAGACGACGATCCTCGTCGGCCTGCTGCTCTATACGACCGGCTGCCTGCTGTTCTTCCCGGCTGCGTCGATGGCGAAGTACGGGATGTTCCTCGTCGCGCTGTTCGTGATCGCCGCGGGCCTGTCGTTCCTCGAAACGGCGTCGAACTCGTATTCGACGCTGATGGGCCCGCGCGACACCAGCACGCGGCGGCTGAACATCTCGCAGACGTTCTACCCGTTCGGCGCGATGGCCGGCGTGTACATGGGCAGCTTCCTGATCTTCAAGGAAGGCGACGCGTCGCATGCGCAGCTCGCGGCGATGTCGGCGGCCGATGCGCACGTGCACCAGCTCGCGATGATCCAGGCCACGCTCGAGCCGTACAAATGGCTGATCGTCGTGCTCGTCGCGGTGTTCATCGTGTTTGCGCTCACGCCCTACCCGGCCTGCAAGGGCAACGGGCCGAGCGCGGCCACGCACCGGATCGACGCGCGCGGCACGCTCGCGCGCCTGTTCGGCAACCGGCGCTTCGTCGCGGGCATCGTCGCGCAGTTCCTGTACGTCGGCGCGCAGGTCGGCGTGTGGAGCTTCACGATCCGGCTCGCGATGCAGATCGGCGGCCTGACCGAGCGCGGCGCCTCGCGCTACCTGCTCGCGACATTCTTCGCGTTCTTCGTCGGCAAGCTGGTCGCGACGCTCGTGATGAAGCGCGTCGGCCCGGCCAAGGTGCTGATCGTCTACGGCATCCTGTGCATCGCGCTGCTCGCGTACACGATCAGCGTGCATAACATCACGGCCGTCTATGCAGCGGTATGCGTAAGCGTGTTCCTCGGCCCGTGCTGGCCGACGATCTACGGCCTCACGATCGACGGCCTCGGCAAGGACACCGAATACGGCGGCTCGATCCTCGTGATGAGCATCGTCGGCGGCGCGGTCGTGCCGCTGATCCAGGGGCTGATTTCCGACCATACCGGCGGCAACATGCAGCTCGCGTTCGCCGTGCCGCTCGCATGCTTCGTCGTGATCGTCTACTACGGCTTCTACTGCCTGCGCCACCTGCCGGCCGCGACGCCCGACGCGGCGGCCGACGGCAAAACGGCCGCGCGCTACGCGGCGACGCGCACCACGTCGGGAGCGTAA
- the rbsK gene encoding ribokinase has protein sequence METIAVIGSNMVDLVTYVARMPARGETLEAPNFELGCGGKGANQAVAAARLGARVVMVTKVGDDVFADNTIRNFEREGIDTTHVRKVAGVPSGVAPIFVEPDSSNSILIVKGANRHLKPADIDAAAPMLAECALIVLQLEIELDTVYHAIAFGARHGIPVLLNPAPAVADLDFERIRSVEFFVPNETELAIVSGMPVDSRDTAARAAEALVARGLKHVLVTLGDKGSLLVSRDGVQHVPGVPVDARDTTGAGDAYIGCFARCYAASHDAIDAMRHASAYAAHSVTGLGTQKSYADAATFERFLRDAGL, from the coding sequence ATGGAGACAATCGCCGTCATCGGCAGCAACATGGTCGACCTCGTGACCTATGTCGCGCGCATGCCCGCCCGGGGCGAAACGCTCGAAGCACCGAACTTCGAGCTCGGCTGCGGCGGCAAGGGTGCGAACCAGGCGGTCGCGGCCGCACGTCTCGGCGCGCGCGTCGTGATGGTGACGAAGGTCGGCGACGACGTGTTCGCCGACAACACGATCCGCAACTTCGAGCGCGAAGGGATCGACACCACGCACGTGCGCAAGGTCGCCGGCGTGCCGAGCGGCGTCGCGCCGATCTTCGTCGAACCCGATTCGAGCAACAGCATCCTGATCGTCAAGGGCGCGAACCGCCACCTGAAGCCAGCCGACATCGACGCGGCCGCGCCGATGCTCGCCGAATGCGCGCTGATCGTGCTGCAGCTCGAGATCGAGCTCGACACCGTCTATCACGCGATCGCGTTCGGCGCGCGGCACGGCATCCCCGTGCTGCTGAACCCCGCGCCTGCGGTAGCCGACCTCGATTTCGAGCGGATCCGCTCCGTCGAATTCTTCGTGCCGAACGAAACCGAACTCGCGATCGTGTCGGGCATGCCGGTCGATTCGCGCGACACCGCGGCGCGCGCCGCCGAAGCGCTGGTCGCGCGCGGCCTGAAGCACGTGCTCGTCACGCTCGGCGACAAGGGCTCGCTGCTCGTGTCGCGCGACGGTGTACAGCACGTGCCCGGCGTACCGGTCGACGCGCGCGATACGACGGGCGCCGGCGACGCGTATATCGGCTGCTTCGCGCGCTGCTATGCCGCGTCGCACGACGCGATCGACGCGATGCGCCACGCATCCGCGTACGCCGCGCATTCGGTCACCGGCCTCGGCACGCAGAAGTCGTACGCCGACGCCGCGACGTTCGAACGCTTCCTCCGCGACGCCGGCCTCTGA
- a CDS encoding aldose 1-epimerase family protein, which yields MRGEIELRRDDFRDMPRTLYRTDGITVTAFAYPSGVEALKLENRRGHVVVLPYLGQMIWAAAFDGRDLTMKHMFRQPKRAASIIDTYGCFMFHSGLLRNGCPGPDDTHALHGEMPCAPMDRASLIVGTDAHGATVEVTGEYEYVQGFGSHYVARPSVRLAEHDAQMTITMDVTNLGGTPMDLMYMAHLNYAYVPGGRFVQSLPRGGLRLRESVPAHVKPTAAWRDYTATLAREPERLTTLDTPALYDPEIVFLIDGAETDADGVAHFLLAHPDGAAFHTAYRPEQFPHATRWILHNADQQVAAFALPSTCEPEGYEAERRKGHVAALAPGATRRFDVVTGYLSAAEARDA from the coding sequence ATGCGAGGCGAGATCGAACTGCGGCGCGACGACTTCCGCGACATGCCGCGCACGCTGTACCGCACCGACGGCATCACCGTCACCGCGTTCGCGTATCCGTCCGGCGTCGAGGCGCTGAAGCTCGAGAACCGCCGCGGCCACGTCGTCGTGCTGCCGTATCTCGGCCAGATGATCTGGGCCGCCGCGTTCGACGGCCGCGACCTGACGATGAAGCACATGTTCCGGCAGCCGAAGCGCGCGGCGTCGATCATCGATACCTACGGCTGCTTCATGTTCCACAGCGGGCTGCTGCGCAACGGCTGCCCGGGCCCGGACGACACGCACGCGCTGCACGGCGAGATGCCGTGCGCGCCGATGGATCGCGCAAGCCTGATCGTCGGCACGGATGCGCACGGCGCAACGGTCGAAGTGACCGGCGAATACGAATACGTGCAGGGTTTCGGCAGTCACTACGTCGCACGTCCGTCGGTACGGCTCGCGGAACACGACGCGCAGATGACGATCACGATGGACGTGACGAATCTCGGCGGCACGCCGATGGACCTGATGTACATGGCGCACCTGAACTATGCGTACGTGCCGGGCGGCCGTTTTGTGCAATCGCTGCCGCGCGGCGGATTGCGATTGCGCGAAAGCGTGCCCGCACACGTGAAGCCGACCGCCGCGTGGCGCGACTATACGGCCACGCTCGCACGCGAACCGGAACGGCTCACGACACTCGATACGCCCGCGCTGTACGACCCCGAGATCGTGTTTCTCATCGACGGTGCGGAAACGGATGCAGACGGCGTCGCGCATTTCCTGCTCGCGCATCCGGACGGCGCCGCATTCCACACCGCGTACCGCCCCGAACAGTTCCCGCATGCGACGCGCTGGATCCTGCACAACGCGGACCAGCAGGTCGCCGCGTTCGCGCTGCCGTCGACCTGCGAGCCGGAGGGGTATGAAGCGGAACGCCGCAAAGGCCATGTCGCGGCACTCGCGCCGGGCGCGACGCGCCGCTTCGACGTGGTGACCGGCTACCTGAGCGCGGCGGAAGCACGCGATGCGTGA
- a CDS encoding LLM class flavin-dependent oxidoreductase — MSKTIRFNAFEMNCVGHQSPGLWAHPRDRSWQYKDLDYWTDLARILERGIFDAIFIADVIGYYDVYKGSNYHALHQAAQIPVNDPLQLAAPIAMATEHLGIGITASTTFEHPYTFARRLSTADHHTKGRLAWNIVTSYLESGAKNVGDHGLRTHDDRYAVAAEYVEVLYKLFEGSWEDGAVVRDRDGRVFTHPEKVHEIGHKGRFFDVPGYHLCEPSPQRTPVLFQAGASGPGKAFAAQHAECVFVAAPTREQLARYVADVRAQAAAAGRDPRKVLIYNLVTVIVDETDEKAQAKFDEYRRYVSYDGSLVFMSGWTGIDFGQYAPADPVRRVETNAIVSAVEHLAGGDTAWTIEALAAWGGIGGMGPVFVGSAATVADILQEWVAATDVDGFNLAYAVAHETFEDIVHFLVPELQRRGVYPTQYAPGTLREKLFGGTARLPDEHPAAQFRDIEQIKRNAEREIVSA, encoded by the coding sequence ATGAGCAAGACCATCCGCTTCAACGCGTTCGAGATGAACTGTGTCGGCCATCAGTCGCCGGGGCTGTGGGCGCATCCGCGCGACCGTTCGTGGCAGTACAAGGACCTCGACTACTGGACCGACCTCGCCCGCATCCTCGAACGCGGGATCTTCGACGCGATCTTCATCGCGGACGTGATCGGCTATTACGACGTCTACAAGGGCAGCAACTACCACGCGCTGCACCAGGCCGCGCAGATCCCGGTCAACGACCCGCTGCAGCTCGCGGCGCCGATCGCGATGGCGACCGAGCATCTCGGCATCGGCATTACCGCGTCGACGACGTTCGAGCACCCGTACACGTTCGCGCGCCGGCTGTCGACCGCCGACCATCACACCAAGGGCCGGCTCGCGTGGAACATCGTCACGTCCTACCTGGAAAGTGGCGCGAAGAACGTCGGCGATCACGGCTTGCGCACGCACGACGACCGTTATGCGGTCGCTGCCGAATACGTCGAGGTGCTGTACAAGCTGTTCGAGGGCAGTTGGGAAGACGGCGCGGTGGTGCGCGATCGCGACGGCCGCGTGTTCACGCATCCCGAGAAGGTGCACGAGATCGGCCACAAGGGCCGCTTCTTCGACGTGCCCGGCTATCACCTGTGCGAACCGTCGCCGCAGCGCACGCCGGTGCTGTTTCAGGCCGGCGCGTCCGGCCCCGGCAAGGCGTTCGCCGCGCAGCACGCCGAATGCGTGTTCGTCGCCGCGCCGACCCGCGAGCAGCTCGCGCGCTACGTGGCCGATGTGCGCGCGCAGGCCGCCGCCGCGGGCCGCGATCCGCGCAAGGTGCTGATCTACAACCTCGTCACGGTGATCGTCGACGAAACCGACGAGAAGGCGCAGGCCAAGTTCGACGAATACCGCCGCTACGTGTCGTACGACGGTTCGCTGGTGTTCATGTCCGGTTGGACCGGCATCGACTTCGGCCAGTATGCGCCGGCCGATCCGGTCAGGCGCGTCGAAACGAATGCGATCGTGTCGGCGGTCGAGCACCTCGCAGGCGGCGACACCGCGTGGACGATCGAGGCACTGGCGGCCTGGGGCGGCATCGGGGGAATGGGCCCGGTGTTCGTCGGGTCGGCGGCGACCGTCGCGGACATCCTGCAGGAATGGGTTGCCGCAACCGACGTGGATGGCTTCAATCTCGCGTATGCGGTCGCGCATGAAACCTTCGAAGACATCGTGCACTTTCTCGTTCCGGAGCTGCAGCGGCGCGGCGTCTATCCGACGCAATATGCGCCGGGCACGCTGCGCGAGAAACTGTTCGGCGGCACGGCGCGGCTGCCGGACGAGCATCCGGCCGCGCAGTTTCGCGATATCGAGCAGATCAAGCGCAATGCCGAGCGGGAGATCGTCAGCGCCTGA
- the deoC gene encoding deoxyribose-phosphate aldolase, protein MPLSNAQLAQTIDHTLLAPDASDAQIRELCRQAAEHRFYSVCVNSANVPLAARELADTGVLVCAVVGFPLGAGLSAAKAFEASAAIAAGAGEIDMVINLGALKSGRADDVKADIAAVHHACGAVPLKVILETGLLSDDEKVRVCEMCRDLGVAFVKTSTGFGHGGATLADVALMRRTVGPDLGVKASGGVRDRAAALAMLEAGATRLGTSSGVAIVTDQGGSDSAY, encoded by the coding sequence ATGCCGCTTTCCAACGCCCAACTCGCCCAAACCATCGATCACACGCTGCTCGCGCCCGACGCGAGCGACGCGCAGATCCGCGAACTCTGCCGCCAGGCGGCCGAGCATCGCTTTTACTCGGTCTGCGTGAATTCGGCGAACGTGCCGCTCGCCGCACGCGAGCTGGCCGATACCGGCGTGCTCGTCTGCGCGGTGGTCGGCTTTCCGCTCGGCGCGGGGCTGTCGGCCGCGAAGGCATTCGAGGCGTCGGCCGCGATCGCGGCGGGCGCCGGCGAGATCGACATGGTGATCAACCTCGGCGCGCTGAAGAGCGGCCGTGCCGACGACGTGAAGGCCGACATCGCAGCCGTGCACCACGCATGCGGCGCGGTGCCGCTGAAGGTGATCCTCGAGACGGGGCTGCTGAGCGACGACGAGAAGGTGCGCGTGTGCGAGATGTGCCGCGATCTCGGCGTCGCGTTCGTGAAGACGTCGACCGGGTTCGGTCACGGCGGCGCGACGCTCGCGGATGTCGCGCTGATGCGCCGCACGGTCGGGCCGGACCTCGGCGTGAAGGCATCGGGCGGCGTGCGCGACCGCGCGGCCGCGCTCGCGATGCTCGAGGCCGGCGCGACGCGGCTCGGCACGAGCTCGGGAGTGGCGATCGTCACCGATCAGGGCGGCAGCGATTCGGCGTACTGA
- the deoR gene encoding DNA-binding transcriptional repressor DeoR: METKKGERIKTLMNVLQGQNAIHLREVAELFGVSEMTIRRDLADNPHGLSLIGGYVTRHFAAQRSDIGEYLISAENNRQTEEKRRIGKLAAQFVTTGDTIFVDCGSTTPFIVDFIPDDLEFTAVCNSLNVFAKLQQKPHCSVILCGGAYHRKNMVFESVAETGILDTVRVSKAFISAAGVSDRCGVTCFNFHEVDAKKKVMARAQNRFLIVDHTKFDEVRAAYFAELTDFNYVISDGQLGSRYETAIREHGIALVT; encoded by the coding sequence ATGGAAACGAAGAAGGGTGAACGGATCAAGACGCTGATGAACGTGCTGCAAGGGCAGAACGCGATTCATCTGAGGGAAGTCGCCGAGCTGTTCGGCGTGTCCGAGATGACGATCCGCCGCGATCTCGCGGACAACCCGCACGGCCTGAGCCTGATCGGCGGCTACGTGACGCGCCATTTCGCCGCGCAGCGCAGCGACATCGGCGAGTACCTGATCAGCGCCGAGAACAACCGGCAGACCGAGGAAAAGCGCCGCATCGGCAAGCTGGCCGCGCAGTTCGTGACGACCGGCGACACGATCTTCGTCGACTGCGGCTCGACCACGCCGTTCATCGTCGACTTCATTCCGGACGACCTCGAATTCACGGCCGTCTGCAATTCGCTGAACGTGTTCGCGAAGCTGCAGCAAAAGCCGCATTGCAGCGTGATCCTGTGCGGCGGCGCGTATCACCGCAAGAACATGGTGTTCGAGTCGGTCGCCGAAACCGGCATCCTCGACACGGTGCGCGTGTCGAAGGCGTTCATCTCCGCGGCCGGCGTGAGCGACCGCTGCGGCGTCACGTGCTTCAACTTCCACGAAGTCGACGCGAAGAAGAAGGTGATGGCGCGCGCGCAGAACCGCTTCCTGATCGTCGACCACACGAAGTTCGACGAAGTGCGCGCGGCCTATTTCGCCGAACTGACCGACTTCAACTACGTGATCTCCGACGGGCAACTGGGCAGCCGCTACGAAACGGCGATCCGCGAGCACGGGATCGCGCTCGTGACCTGA
- a CDS encoding monooxygenase, which translates to MTSSHADTDLSTGTDYDALASRFRPIFDRIAAGTAERERRRELPHEAIGWLKAAGFGAVRLPVRDGGAGASLPQLFRLLIELAAADSNLPQALRGHFAFVEDWLNTPPGPQRTTWFDRFASGQLVGNAWSEAGDVPLGQTITKVSEQNGRLVLNGRKFYSTGSLFADWIDVFAQRAHDGSDVIVAVATAQPGVIREDDWDGFGQTTTGSGTTRFENATVDADNVIDFARRFKYQTAFYQLFHVATLAGIGHAIVRDASELVRNRTRVYSHGNAARAGDDAQLQQVIGEISSWAYAADALALRAAQPLQLAYETRFGGDEQAEHDANVAAEIESAQSQLVVSELVLRAATRLFDALGASATRSTTALDRHWRNARTVSSHNPLVYKARIVGDWIINGRTPPFVWRVGNGTSPSTETGAVR; encoded by the coding sequence ATGACTTCGTCGCACGCAGACACCGACCTTTCCACCGGCACCGACTACGACGCACTCGCGAGCCGGTTCCGGCCGATATTCGACCGCATCGCCGCCGGCACCGCCGAACGCGAACGCCGCCGTGAGCTGCCGCACGAAGCGATCGGCTGGCTGAAGGCGGCCGGCTTCGGCGCGGTACGGCTGCCGGTACGCGACGGCGGTGCCGGCGCATCGCTGCCGCAGTTGTTCCGGCTGCTGATCGAGCTCGCCGCCGCCGATTCCAATCTGCCGCAGGCGTTGCGCGGACACTTCGCGTTCGTCGAGGACTGGCTGAACACTCCGCCCGGGCCGCAACGCACGACATGGTTCGACCGGTTCGCGAGCGGCCAGCTCGTCGGCAACGCATGGTCGGAGGCCGGCGACGTTCCGCTCGGCCAGACCATCACGAAGGTGTCGGAACAGAACGGCCGGCTCGTGCTGAACGGGCGGAAGTTCTACAGCACGGGCAGCCTGTTCGCCGACTGGATCGACGTGTTCGCGCAGCGCGCACACGACGGCAGCGACGTGATCGTCGCCGTCGCGACCGCACAGCCTGGCGTGATCCGCGAAGACGACTGGGACGGCTTCGGCCAGACGACCACCGGCAGCGGCACGACGCGCTTCGAGAATGCGACGGTCGACGCCGACAACGTGATCGACTTCGCACGCCGCTTCAAGTACCAGACCGCGTTCTACCAGTTGTTCCACGTCGCGACGCTGGCCGGCATCGGCCACGCGATCGTGCGCGACGCGAGTGAACTCGTGCGCAACCGCACCCGCGTGTACAGCCACGGCAACGCCGCACGTGCGGGCGACGATGCGCAGCTCCAGCAGGTGATCGGCGAAATCTCGTCATGGGCGTATGCGGCCGACGCGCTCGCGTTGCGCGCCGCGCAGCCGCTTCAGCTCGCCTACGAAACCCGCTTCGGCGGCGACGAACAGGCCGAGCACGACGCGAACGTCGCGGCCGAAATCGAATCCGCGCAGAGCCAGCTCGTCGTGTCCGAACTCGTACTGCGCGCCGCGACGCGGCTGTTCGACGCACTTGGCGCGTCCGCCACGCGCAGCACGACCGCGCTCGACCGCCACTGGCGCAACGCGCGTACGGTGTCGTCGCACAATCCGCTCGTCTACAAGGCCAGGATCGTCGGCGACTGGATCATCAACGGCCGCACGCCGCCGTTCGTCTGGCGCGTCGGCAACGGCACGAGCCCGAGTACGGAAACGGGAGCCGTTCGATGA
- a CDS encoding transporter substrate-binding domain-containing protein, which produces MNSITRPFPRRAWLAALIAAPVMALFAAAPARADALDTIAKSGALRVAVPEDYPPFGSVGTDMQPQGYDIDMAELLAKSLGVKLKLVPVNSANRIPYLTTNKVDMVISSLGKTPEREKVVDFSTAYAPYFQGVFGPADVKVSTPADLNGKTVGATRGALEEIALSQLAPNATIKRFEDNNATIQAFLSGQVQLIAAGNIVAAAILAKNPPRRPEVKFVIKNSPCFVGVNKNEARLLAKIDDAIAHAKQDGTLSAMSKKWLGQPLPAGL; this is translated from the coding sequence GTGAATTCGATCACCCGACCGTTCCCCCGACGCGCATGGCTGGCTGCGCTGATCGCCGCGCCCGTGATGGCGCTGTTTGCCGCCGCGCCCGCGCGCGCCGACGCGCTCGACACCATTGCGAAAAGCGGCGCGCTGCGCGTCGCGGTGCCGGAGGACTATCCGCCGTTCGGCTCGGTGGGTACGGACATGCAACCGCAGGGCTATGACATCGACATGGCCGAACTGCTTGCGAAATCGCTCGGCGTGAAGCTGAAGCTGGTGCCCGTGAACAGCGCGAACCGGATTCCGTATCTGACGACCAACAAGGTCGACATGGTGATCTCGTCGCTCGGCAAGACGCCGGAGCGCGAGAAGGTCGTCGACTTCTCGACCGCGTACGCACCGTATTTCCAGGGCGTGTTCGGGCCGGCCGACGTGAAGGTGAGCACGCCCGCCGACCTGAATGGCAAGACGGTCGGCGCCACACGCGGCGCACTCGAGGAGATCGCACTGTCGCAGCTCGCACCGAACGCGACGATCAAGCGCTTCGAGGACAACAACGCGACGATCCAGGCGTTCCTGTCCGGGCAGGTGCAGTTGATCGCGGCCGGCAACATCGTCGCAGCGGCGATTCTCGCGAAGAATCCGCCGCGCCGGCCCGAGGTCAAGTTCGTGATCAAGAATTCGCCGTGTTTCGTCGGCGTGAACAAGAACGAAGCACGCCTGCTCGCGAAGATCGACGACGCGATCGCGCATGCGAAGCAGGACGGCACGCTGAGCGCGATGTCGAAGAAGTGGCTCGGCCAGCCGTTGCCTGCCGGCCTGTGA